TGTGATATGCTCCTTAGCAACAGGACATTTTCTGTCGCCGTAATCACAAAATACACAACAGCTTTTTTCTGCGGGTATTATTTTATTGCAACCTTTACATTGGTAAAACGCTAGACATGATGATGTTGGAATTTCAATGGATTGCTTATGTTTGCATGTTGGGCAAGTGAGTGTTCCTTTTGTTTTTTCTAGGTTATCAATATCCATCATTCAAAAATAATGGAGATATCTAATAATAAAACTTTCGGTTATCCGTACGTAATAAGTCTGGGGTTTTAGCACCTACTTTTGTGAAGCTGTTCTTATATTTGCTGTGAGGATTTTTCGGGGTTCCTTGCCGATAGGCAAGTCTTATAATCCCAGACGCAAGCCAAATTATGACTCCTTGATTTATAAGAAAAATCCAATGTTTAATCACATCTCAAGCTGAACTGGTGCTAAAACCAAAGAAGACTTATTACGTACGGTTATTCTTGTTTAACAATCTCCCCTACAATACTCCTCAGCATATGCCCAATAATTTTCACAGAATATTTTTTCTTCAGTGCAACGCGTTCTTTAACACCTACAATTAAAGGATACGTTCCTATCTGTCGTAAAAAGGTAGTTTTCCCATCATACACTTCAGCAATGCAGTCATGCAAAACAGTTCCAATCGGTACAACACGCTGGAGCATGGGATAATCAATTTCCTGCCTGATTTGATTGCGCCATTTCCAATAATACTGTTTGTTTTTCTTGAGGAATTTGTCGCCGCATTCTTCATACAACTTAGTGCCTTCAAAAATAGCAGTCTGTCGTATATTAATTCGTCGTAACAATAACCCTTCATCAAGAATTTTCTTGAAATATTCCATGTTGATCTCATGGGTTTTTTTGGTTTCGCCTTTTAAGCCAAAGATAATATTAATGCCAGGCAAAAATTTAGGCATGCCATTGCTGCCTCGCTCAGCTCCGTATTTGTTGATGACTCTGATTGCTTTCATTGCAGTTTCAGCATTGCAATTCAAAGTATTTTCACGGGTGACAACAGGATCAAAACTTTCAACGCCAAATGCGGCAATATTTCCAGATGTGCAATAGTTTACTATTGCTTTAGTTATCTCCTCGCCTTTTTTAGTAGGAACAAAAATAGGATTGACATTATCTATATGTAAAATTTCAATATCAGGGCAGGTTTTTCTAATATCTTGTAGTAATTCAATGACATTTGGTACAGAATAAAAGCAGGTTTGTTTCCCTAATCTAAAATTTCGTTCGCCAAGATCATACAATGCTTTGATTTCAGCAACAATATCATCTTTATTTCGATAGGCAACTTTTGCTTTTAATGGCTCAGTGCAAAAACTGCATTTGCCAACATTGCATCCTTTGCCAGTTTCTATCTCAATTATTTTATAATTGAGAATTTGTTTGACCACTTCGGCTCCTGTAATGCTATAGCGTTTGATTTCATCATAGGAAAACGCAAAGGCTTTTTCCTCGTCAAACAAATGTTTAGGTATTTTTTCAAAGAATTTCCCTCCAAACATTTGCGTTCCAAATATAGCAGGTCCAGTTAATATTTTTTTACAGGAAATTTTAAGATCAGTGAGCAATCTGCTTACTTCAATAATAGTTCCAGGTGTTCCAGTAAGATATTTTCCAGGCACATGCACGCCTAAATTAATAATCAGTTCAGATGTTTCAGTAATTATTTGATAAAGGCGAGGAGAATTTACGGTCAGATTAAAAACACTAATATCAGTTTTCTGATGCAATTTTGTTTCAGGAATCTTATTACGATATTTATAAAACAATCTAAGATCATCAATAGTCACATAATAAATAGTTTCTTCAGGATATTTAGTTTTGAAATACCCATAGAGATAACGAGGATATGTTCCTAAATAAGGAGGCACGCCTAATCCAGATGGTTCATCAGTGTAACAGTCTAATATGGTAATTGCCATGGTAAAAATTCCAATCATGTAATAATTATATCAATAATACTTCATCGCTTCCAGTGATTGGAATTTTTAGTTCATTTAAAAACTTTTATATATCAGTACTACTTGTTTATGACTAATCAAAAGGACTCTGCCCCGAATGTATTGCGTAGCAATATACCATCAAAGAAAGTCAAATGTTATCAAATACTTTCTTTGATCAGTAAAGTTTTTGGTGCCATGCTTGTGATTATCCTTCAAATTAATAAGTGGGAAAAAAGGAAATTCCAATAGGAATTTTTTCCTTGTTATAAACAAGTGGGATAATCACGGCACCAAAACCGAGGCTATGCCGAGATTCGGGGCAGAGCCATCAAAAGGGGTAGTATGAGAAAACAAATCTTTAAAGTATTTATACTTGTTATTTTTATTGTAGTTGTAGTAACTGCTACAATAAAGATAACAGTAGCGAAAATTGATTATGGTTCTAGAAATGGGATTAAATTATGCTCTTTAAATTATGATTGTGGTGTGGCTGATGGTGTTTGCCCAGGATTGTACGATAATCCAGGTAAAAATCCGATTGAAGTAGGTTCAACGTTAGTGTGCAGCGCAGATGATCCGGATTGTTGCAGTGCAGATTTCTGGAATACCAATAAAAAGAAAGCAGATGGAACTTCATATCCTTCAATGTTCTGGATGCCTGAAGTAAAAGGCAATGCAGTTGATGCAAAGCATTTATGTTGCGGTAATGCGCCTAATGAATTTTATAAAACTGGTCAGTTTGATAATGGAGTTGGATGTTGCAATGGCCAGAAAGATGCAGTTCATGAAGGTGAATGTTATCGCGATATTTGGGAAGAGTATCCTAAAGATAAAAAAGATAAGCAAGGTAAAGATCAACAGGGTAAACTGGGTATTTGTAATCCAAAACCAGGTAGCAAAAAAACACATTGTCCAGAAATTAATGGTCAACGATATGCAAATGTTGGTGGTAAATTTATTCGTGTTAAAGATATAACAATACCTCCGGAAATTGTTTGCACTATCCCAGATGCGCAAATTCCAAAGGGCCAGCCAGCGCCTGCTTGTACTACGTGTGAAATTCTATTTGGAAAAGGTTATATCTTAAATGAAGCAGGCGAATGTGTATTTCAGGCAGAATTTAAGGATATTACGGTTCTGGTTTACAAACAAGTTTCTGGAAAAGCAGTAGGTTTATCAGGGGTTACTGTTGAAGTAAGCAGTTTAGTGACAGATGAAACCCTTAAAACCACGGAAAATATGCTTCTTGATACCAAGGTAACTGATGAGGCAGGCAAAGCAAAGCTTAAAACAAAAGCAATGCCTGAAGTAACGATTAGTGTTAATAAAGTTGGCTTTGAAGGCCAGGCAAAGAAAGTTAAAACTGATAAAACAGGAACTGAGAGCTTTACTTTGAAAAAATCAACTGAATGTATGCCTGATTGCACAAGAAATGATGGTTATTGTCATGCTGAGTGCTATGGTATTAATGACTGTACGTGGAATACAGAAGTATATGGTTCGCAATCAAGTTATATTTGTGATGTTAGTAAAATAAAATTAGGCAAAGGTTGGGAAGCAAATTCTGTTAAATATGGGAAAGTATATTGTTGCACCGGCAACACTCCTGATAAGTTAACTCCTCTAGTGCCAGTAAAGAAACTGAGTGAAAGTGATACTATTAAAACACCAGAGCAGGGAGTACCTCAAGTGCAGACGTATAGCAGATTAGCTATTGGTCCTAATGGAAAGCCAGTTGTAATTTACATCAGTGTCTGGGAACCTAAACAATAAGTACGTAATAAATTAACTTTTTATACTTGGTTGTATCTGGAACGTTATGTTCAATAAGATGTTCAGAGACATTTACAAAATTATGGTTACTGCCAACTTCAGGAAGAAAAAGGGTTACTTCTTTACTATGGATTCAATTATAGCTCTTTTTATTCTGGTTATTGGGATGAGTGTTATATTTGCATTTAAAGTATCAGAACCTCCTACGCAGCAATCTGAAATTTACAGCTTGGATTTAATGAATTTTCTTGCAAAAACAAAAATTAAAGAAATCAATGATCAGTATGTTTTTGATTTAATTAACAAAGATATTATTAGAAACACTGAGAATACCGTGCTTGAACAGCTAGCAGAATTCAATTATCGCTATCAAAAAGATCCAGCTTCATGTCCAGGTGCAGAAGATTGTTTAATGACAGCTAAAAAATTATCAGAAAAGTTAACTGCAAAACTTGTTCCTCAGCAATACGGCTTTAAGATTTCAATATACGAGCCTTTGCCGCCGGGGGTTGTCGGTAAAGGAACAACAACGCTGATCTATGAAAACAAGCAAGGTATAAAATTAGAAAATGCGCGAGTTATTTTGCCCGTAAGAAGATTAGTTCATGGTTTATATGAAGATGCTGCAGGTGCATCTATTTATGGTCCTTATCTTGGCGAGGTTGTTTTATGGCAATAAAACTACCTAAATTACATAAAAAAGGATTTTTCTTTACGTTTCTTGCTACCATCATAGTTTCTATCTTTTTCATCCAGTTTGTTGCAATTCCTCAAGCTCAAAATTCAGAAAAAGTTGAAACTGACAAAATTAAGATAGCATTGATTGATGATTTTGCCAAAACATTAGTCGATAAATATATTCCTAGTTTATTGGCTTCCACAACAAAGCAAATTTTCATAGATACTATGAAAAAAGGTAAAGTTCCGTTTGCTGGTTTTGATGCCCAATATCCTCAGTTAATGAAAAAGAACATTGATCCTCACCTTCAGCTTGTCAATGAAATTGCTAATCGTGATCTTAATATAAATACAGAACTCACCTTAAAACAATATGCTATTAAGCAGGTTAGCCCGTATTTGGTTGAAATTACTGCAGAAATGGAATTAAAAATTGCATCGTTGCAAGGAGACATTAAATTTGAATTTGGCTCGCCCACTGTTAGTGTTGGAACCAATCTTTCAATTATTGGTTTGAAGGATCCTTTGTTTGTAGCAACATTAGGATCATACGAAGATGCACGTATTATTAATGCAACAAACATTGTGAGTTGGGGTGCTGAAAATACCTCTATTTTTATGGAAAATGAAGATTATCGCGCTAATAGTGGAGCTCCTGACTTTTTAGGAAGATTTACTGGTAACTTGGCACATTCATCTTATGGTATTGAATCATTAATTGATCGAAATAATCCTTTATTTGGTGGCGGAGAAGATTATGTTGATGTTGATTACCGTTTTTTACCTAGAAAAGGAGAATGTAAAGACGGCGAGATCCCAGATCTTTTGCAAGTAAGTGGTTTTGGTGGTAATTTTTGGCTTGATCAAAACCATTTAACATTATATGATGTCAAAGGAACAGTACCATGGGGTTGTAAGAAAGAAGGATAAGATTACAACTTTTCAACATAAATGACACTACTATGCTTTAGTAACGAAAGTTTTTATAGCTCTGAACTCCTGTCAGTATGAAATGCCAGTACAAGATGAGGTATTAACTACTGATGTAGATACCTTTCTAGAGCTTGTAAAGCAAAAAAAGAAGATTACGGTAGCTGATGCTGCAAAATTATTGAATACTCCTCTTGCTACTATTCAATCATGGACTGATTTTCTTGTTGAAGAAAAGATTTTAGGATTAGAGTATAAGTTTACAACGCCTTATATTTATGCTATTGAAGAAAAAGCAAAAGATGTTGGTATGCAGTCAATAGGTTTTGAATCAAAAGAAGCATTTTTTGAAAAAGCAAGGGGAAAAGGGATACGTGAAGGCCATATACAATTATTATGGGCTAAATACTTAGCTACAAACAAAGAATTAATAAGGCAGAAATTCTTTGAAAAGGCAGAAGCCAAAGGTCTGGCCAGAGAAAAAGTCGCAGTGTTATGGGAACGGTATTATGCAGTGCTTGAAAGTTAAAAGAGGATACTTATGGACATTGATGCATTTTTAGAAACAGAAAAAGACAAAATGGAAAAATCTGCTGGTCCAAAAGCAGTTATTAAGCAGCAGGGGCTTTCTATTAAAAGCAATACTATTGAAGATCAGCTTGATAAATTGCAGCAAATGTTAGCGCAGAACAAATTTAAGGATGCTGGAGATCTTTACATGCAGGTTAAAGAGCGTTTTACTAATTTAACCAAAACGCAGATTGAAGAAAAAAATTTTATCCATAAAAAACTCTCGCAGTTAAATGAGGCATTAACCATTCAGCTTTCTCAAGTCATGGTAGATGTCGACAAAAAAGCTCAAATGATTGAAAATCTGCTGATGAAAGGAGAAGGATATCTTAAGGAAGGAAAGCTTGAAGTGGCAGATGAGATGTATAAACAAGTTAAGCAGGTGTTTGATCAGTTGCCTGATGTGTTTTTAGAGAAAAGATTGCGGTTAGAAAATAATATTATGAATTTTTTTAGCAGATTGAATATAGAAAATGCTAAGAAAATGCTTGAAAACTTTGAAAGAACAAAAAAAGAAGTTCAGGGATTGCTTGACCATGGTTTCCAGCAAGTGCAGGTAGGAAGATTGGATCTAGCTAAAAAAGATTATCTTAAAATAAATCAGTTGTATAGTAAATTGCCGAGTGGCTTTATGTATGATAAATTAATGTTGTACAAGCAAATTCTCAAATTATATAACGAGGCTGAACTTAATCTTGAAATCAAGGCATTATCTTCAGAGCTTGCAGAATTAGAAAAAGCGATGGCTGGCTCAAGTTCTGCGCCAAAACCAAGTGCTATCCCTCCACCAGGAAGTGCAGGAACAATACCAGTTCCACTCAGTAAAACAGCAACTAATCCTCCAGCGCCAAAGCCAGGTATTACTCAGAATGTAAGTGAAGCTCCGTCAAAACCAGGAGCAGCTCCATCAGCTCCAATAACTCCT
This genomic interval from Candidatus Woesearchaeota archaeon contains the following:
- a CDS encoding radical SAM protein encodes the protein MAITILDCYTDEPSGLGVPPYLGTYPRYLYGYFKTKYPEETIYYVTIDDLRLFYKYRNKIPETKLHQKTDISVFNLTVNSPRLYQIITETSELIINLGVHVPGKYLTGTPGTIIEVSRLLTDLKISCKKILTGPAIFGTQMFGGKFFEKIPKHLFDEEKAFAFSYDEIKRYSITGAEVVKQILNYKIIEIETGKGCNVGKCSFCTEPLKAKVAYRNKDDIVAEIKALYDLGERNFRLGKQTCFYSVPNVIELLQDIRKTCPDIEILHIDNVNPIFVPTKKGEEITKAIVNYCTSGNIAAFGVESFDPVVTRENTLNCNAETAMKAIRVINKYGAERGSNGMPKFLPGINIIFGLKGETKKTHEINMEYFKKILDEGLLLRRINIRQTAIFEGTKLYEECGDKFLKKNKQYYWKWRNQIRQEIDYPMLQRVVPIGTVLHDCIAEVYDGKTTFLRQIGTYPLIVGVKERVALKKKYSVKIIGHMLRSIVGEIVKQE